The following proteins are co-located in the Komagataeibacter sp. FNDCF1 genome:
- a CDS encoding ATP-binding protein, whose product MPVPRRITLWPRGLVGRVMFVLLVAVALVFVGSSAFYEEAETYTIDDAQLEQVGERLVIDARVLAATPTSQRMVLAAMLSTGDLTVDWRTQSQQGVMKVQPPSLRKLHDRMAGTLPVLQGDALNLSGTIAGTTDVRGTLRLPDGSYMGFMAPDILQPHHMRRGIVSAAILAGAVLLAAGMLVRALSMPLRALADVADTVGSGRWVPLADKGPREVRYLAHAINEMQDRINRLITDRTEALAAVSHDLRTPLARLRLRAGFLDDANAQKEIEADVTEMEAMITGVLAYLSGEKDPEPARSANVASILATRVDDDADQGRDVTYAGPDQARAVVRPLALKRVLGNLIDNAVNYGGNAHVSLAVMADSLLIRVEDSGPGLPEAEIGRVTTPFYRVEGSRSRSTGGLGLGLAIVSREVARDGGRFRLYNRPQGGLCAEIVLPRNAVIRQAG is encoded by the coding sequence ATGCCCGTGCCGCGGCGTATCACGCTGTGGCCACGCGGGCTGGTGGGACGGGTCATGTTCGTGCTGCTTGTCGCGGTCGCCCTCGTTTTTGTCGGCAGTTCCGCTTTCTATGAGGAAGCCGAGACCTACACCATAGACGACGCCCAGCTGGAACAGGTGGGCGAGCGGCTGGTGATTGACGCACGCGTGCTGGCGGCCACGCCTACGTCGCAGCGCATGGTACTGGCCGCCATGCTGTCCACCGGGGACCTGACGGTGGACTGGCGCACCCAGTCGCAACAGGGGGTGATGAAGGTGCAGCCCCCCTCGCTGCGCAAGCTGCATGACCGCATGGCGGGTACGCTGCCCGTCCTGCAGGGGGATGCGCTGAACCTGTCGGGCACCATTGCGGGTACGACGGACGTGCGCGGCACGCTGCGCCTGCCCGATGGCAGCTACATGGGGTTCATGGCGCCGGATATCCTACAGCCCCATCACATGCGGCGCGGCATCGTTTCGGCTGCGATCCTGGCGGGGGCGGTGCTGCTGGCGGCGGGCATGCTGGTGCGGGCACTCAGCATGCCGCTGCGCGCGCTGGCCGATGTGGCCGATACCGTAGGCTCCGGCCGGTGGGTGCCGCTGGCGGACAAGGGCCCGCGTGAGGTGCGCTACCTTGCCCATGCCATCAACGAGATGCAGGACCGCATCAACCGCCTGATCACCGACCGTACCGAGGCCCTGGCCGCCGTATCGCACGACCTGCGCACCCCCCTTGCCCGCCTGCGGCTGCGCGCGGGCTTTCTGGATGATGCGAACGCCCAGAAGGAGATCGAGGCGGACGTTACGGAAATGGAGGCCATGATCACCGGCGTGCTGGCCTACCTGTCGGGGGAGAAGGATCCCGAGCCGGCACGTTCGGCCAATGTTGCCTCGATTCTGGCCACACGGGTGGATGACGATGCCGATCAGGGCCGCGACGTGACCTATGCCGGCCCCGATCAGGCACGGGCCGTGGTGCGTCCGCTTGCGCTCAAGCGCGTGCTGGGCAACCTGATTGACAATGCCGTGAACTATGGCGGCAATGCCCATGTCAGCCTGGCCGTGATGGCGGACAGCCTGCTGATCCGGGTGGAGGACAGTGGTCCCGGCCTGCCGGAAGCCGAGATCGGGCGTGTCACCACCCCATTCTACCGGGTGGAGGGTTCGCGCTCGCGCAGTACGGGCGGGCTTGGGCTCGGGCTTGCCATTGTCAGCCGCGAGGTCGCGCGTGATGGCGGGCGGTTCCGGCTGTACAACCGCCCGCAGGGCGGCCTGTGCGCCGAAATTGTCCTGCCCCGCAATGCCGTGATACGTCAGGCCGGCTAA
- a CDS encoding NifU family protein, which yields MFIETEDTPNPATLKFLPGREIMANGATADFISPDSVAGRSRLAELLFDLDGVARIFFGADFVAVTRADSMEWDDLRPQVLAVLADYLATGQAVVESGGQVVEDLIAPGDEEIVQQIKELLDTRVRPAVAGDGGDIVFRGYRDGVVRLTMQGACSGCPSSRATLKHGVENMLRHYVPEVVSVEQVEA from the coding sequence ATGTTCATCGAAACGGAAGACACCCCCAATCCTGCCACGCTGAAATTCCTGCCGGGGCGCGAGATCATGGCCAACGGCGCCACGGCTGACTTCATAAGCCCCGATTCCGTGGCCGGACGCTCGCGCCTGGCCGAACTGCTGTTTGATCTGGATGGCGTGGCGCGGATCTTCTTCGGCGCGGACTTCGTGGCGGTGACGCGTGCCGACAGCATGGAATGGGACGACCTGCGCCCGCAGGTGCTGGCGGTGCTGGCCGACTATCTGGCAACCGGGCAGGCGGTCGTGGAAAGCGGCGGGCAGGTCGTGGAAGACCTGATTGCGCCGGGCGATGAGGAAATCGTGCAGCAGATCAAGGAACTGCTCGACACCCGTGTCCGCCCTGCCGTGGCGGGTGACGGGGGGGACATCGTGTTCCGTGGCTACCGTGATGGCGTGGTCAGGCTGACCATGCAGGGTGCGTGCTCGGGCTGCCCGTCCTCACGCGCGACGCTGAAGCACGGGGTGGAGAACATGCTGCGCCATTACGTGCCGGAAGTGGTATCGGTGGAACAGGTAGAGGCCTGA
- a CDS encoding MotA/TolQ/ExbB proton channel family protein: MTRQHRNSVIAAALLTALPALAYATPAAAAEANPYGLGALWSNGDFIARTVLLIMVVMSVGTWYIMIIKFLEQARIFKDVKEVKAKFWPASDIRQGASQLDTASPFRYIADTGIKAAEHHEGTMQETIDLPSWTALSLQRSVDFVQNRLQGGLAFLGTVGSTSPFVGLFGTVWGIYHALTAIGIAGQASIDKVAGPVGESLIMTAIGLGTAVPAVLGYNMLVRRNKGALDEVRNFAADLQSILIGGYRHETHDTPK; encoded by the coding sequence ATGACCCGACAGCATCGTAACTCAGTCATCGCGGCCGCGCTGCTTACCGCTCTGCCAGCCCTTGCGTACGCAACCCCCGCCGCCGCGGCCGAGGCCAATCCCTACGGGCTGGGTGCGCTGTGGTCGAATGGTGATTTCATCGCCCGTACCGTGCTGCTGATCATGGTCGTGATGTCCGTTGGCACATGGTACATCATGATCATCAAGTTCCTGGAGCAGGCCCGCATCTTCAAGGATGTGAAGGAAGTGAAGGCCAAGTTCTGGCCCGCTTCCGACATCCGCCAGGGTGCCAGCCAGCTCGATACCGCATCACCGTTCCGCTATATTGCCGATACCGGCATCAAGGCCGCCGAGCACCATGAAGGCACGATGCAGGAGACCATCGACCTGCCGTCATGGACCGCGCTGTCCCTGCAGCGCTCGGTAGACTTCGTGCAGAACCGCCTGCAGGGCGGGCTGGCCTTCCTCGGCACGGTGGGGTCCACCTCTCCGTTCGTGGGGCTGTTCGGCACGGTGTGGGGCATCTATCACGCCCTGACGGCCATCGGCATCGCGGGCCAGGCCTCGATCGACAAGGTTGCGGGCCCGGTCGGTGAATCGCTGATCATGACGGCCATCGGCCTGGGCACCGCCGTGCCGGCGGTGCTGGGCTACAACATGCTCGTCCGCCGCAACAAGGGTGCGCTGGATGAAGTCCGCAACTTTGCCGCGGATCTGCAGTCCATCCTGATTGGCGGCTACCGCCATGAAACACACGATACGCCAAAATAA
- a CDS encoding aldo/keto reductase has product MFTPDARQSGSFMIGGDLEVTRLGFGAMRITGPGIWGEPADRNAALATLRRLPELGINFVDTADAYGPFVSEDLIREALHPYTNTIIATKGGHTRHGPNIWKPVGNPDYLRQCVLMSMRRLGVERIDLWQLHRVGADCTPEQQFEAIAAMRAQGLIRHVGLSEVTVEMIERARLYFPVATVQNRFNLVNRYSEDVLDYCTEENIGFIPWAPLAAGSLTKGDTLLTRLASEKGVQPGQIALAWLLRRAPVMLPIPGTGSPDHLADNAAAAAIELSDEEFRQLDNDGRAEWASRNDA; this is encoded by the coding sequence ATGTTCACGCCCGATGCACGGCAGTCCGGATCGTTCATGATTGGTGGTGACCTGGAGGTCACACGGCTTGGTTTTGGCGCCATGCGCATCACCGGCCCCGGCATATGGGGTGAACCGGCCGACCGGAACGCGGCCCTCGCCACCCTGCGCCGCCTGCCTGAACTGGGCATCAACTTCGTTGATACGGCAGATGCTTATGGCCCGTTTGTCAGCGAGGACCTGATCCGTGAGGCGCTGCATCCCTATACAAACACCATCATCGCCACCAAGGGCGGCCATACCCGCCACGGCCCGAACATATGGAAGCCGGTGGGCAACCCGGACTACCTGCGCCAGTGCGTGCTGATGAGCATGCGCAGGCTGGGGGTGGAGCGCATCGACCTGTGGCAGCTGCACCGCGTGGGGGCCGACTGCACGCCCGAACAGCAGTTCGAGGCCATTGCCGCCATGCGCGCGCAGGGGCTGATCCGTCATGTCGGCCTGTCCGAAGTGACGGTGGAGATGATCGAGCGTGCGCGGCTGTATTTTCCCGTTGCGACCGTCCAGAACCGCTTCAACCTCGTCAACCGGTATTCCGAGGACGTGCTGGATTACTGCACGGAGGAGAATATCGGCTTCATCCCATGGGCGCCGCTGGCGGCGGGCAGCCTGACGAAGGGCGATACCCTGCTGACCCGCCTGGCCAGTGAGAAAGGTGTCCAGCCCGGCCAGATCGCGCTCGCATGGCTGCTGCGGCGCGCGCCGGTCATGCTGCCCATTCCCGGCACCGGCAGCCCCGACCACCTGGCCGATAACGCGGCGGCCGCCGCCATTGAACTGAGTGACGAGGAATTCCGCCAGCTTGATAACGATGGCCGGGCCGAATGGGCCAGCCGGAACGATGCCTGA
- a CDS encoding response regulator transcription factor, giving the protein MTQIPATDDLPARILVVEDDPGMRTLIVRALQGDGYRVRGVQDGPEMWDALRAQGADLIILDVMLPGTNGLDLCRGLRAQGEPAGPGEAALTEVPVIIVSARGEELDRVQGLELGADDYVPKPFGQKELLARVRAVLRRRGGGVTIPSAGRQRRETVRFAGWMLDLRRRELTDPSGVAVEISGAEHDLLTSFLDNPQRVIGRDRLLELSRTRLGDVSDRSVDVLVSRLRRKLGPDSDGLIRTVRGMGYIFTSEVERI; this is encoded by the coding sequence ATGACACAGATACCTGCCACTGATGATCTGCCCGCCCGTATCCTCGTGGTGGAAGATGACCCTGGCATGCGCACCCTGATCGTTCGCGCGCTGCAGGGGGATGGATACCGCGTGCGTGGCGTGCAGGATGGACCCGAGATGTGGGACGCGCTGCGGGCGCAGGGTGCCGACCTGATCATTCTTGATGTGATGCTGCCGGGAACCAACGGGCTTGATCTGTGCCGCGGGCTTCGGGCGCAGGGTGAACCCGCAGGACCGGGCGAGGCGGCGCTGACGGAAGTACCGGTCATCATCGTTTCCGCCCGTGGCGAGGAACTGGACCGCGTGCAGGGGCTTGAACTGGGGGCGGATGACTACGTGCCCAAGCCCTTTGGCCAGAAGGAACTGCTGGCGCGCGTGCGTGCCGTGCTGCGCCGCCGTGGTGGTGGGGTCACCATTCCCAGCGCCGGGCGGCAGCGCAGGGAGACCGTACGCTTCGCGGGGTGGATGCTGGACCTGCGGCGGCGCGAACTGACCGACCCTTCGGGTGTGGCGGTCGAGATATCGGGCGCGGAGCATGACCTGCTGACCAGCTTCCTTGACAATCCGCAGCGCGTTATCGGCCGTGACCGGCTGCTTGAACTCTCGCGCACCCGGCTGGGTGATGTGTCCGATCGCAGCGTGGATGTGCTGGTCAGCCGCCTGCGGCGCAAGCTGGGGCCGGATTCGGATGGCCTGATCCGTACCGTGCGCGGCATGGGCTACATCTTCACATCGGAAGTGGAGCGGATCTGA
- the prfB gene encoding peptide chain release factor 2 (programmed frameshift) has product MSAETEALNDQIKQSVALLRRHLDWDVAIDRLAELNNRAEDPELWNDSETAQKLMRERTLLANQIEGVQRLEADVNDTLELVELAEMEDDSAVVAEAVSSLRALAEEAKRRETESLLSGEADSNDCYLEVNAGAGGTEAQDWAEMLLRMYTRWAEQHGYKVTMMESSEGEQAGIKSATIQVSGPNAYGWLKTEAGVHRLVRISPFDAAARRQTSFASVWVYPVVDDSIEIEINEADLRVDTFRASGAGGQHVNKTESAIRITHVPTGIVVACQTDRSQHRNRATAMTMLKARMYEQELQKREAAAAQTEANKTDIGWGHQIRSYVLAPYQLVKDLRTNVEKTNPDAILDGDIDDFMAAALAARVGATRSEASAQAQ; this is encoded by the exons ATGTCTGCCGAGACAGAGGCCCTGAACGACCAGATCAAGCAGTCGGTGGCACTGCTGAGGAGGCATCTT GACTGGGATGTCGCAATCGACCGCCTGGCGGAACTGAACAACCGGGCCGAAGATCCCGAACTGTGGAATGATTCCGAAACCGCCCAGAAGCTGATGCGCGAGCGCACGCTGCTGGCCAACCAGATCGAGGGCGTGCAGCGGCTTGAAGCCGATGTGAACGATACGCTCGAACTGGTCGAGCTTGCGGAGATGGAAGACGATTCGGCTGTCGTGGCCGAAGCGGTATCCAGCCTGCGCGCGCTGGCCGAGGAAGCCAAGCGGCGCGAGACGGAAAGCCTGCTTTCGGGCGAGGCGGACAGCAATGACTGCTATCTGGAAGTCAATGCGGGTGCCGGCGGGACGGAGGCGCAGGACTGGGCCGAAATGCTGCTGCGCATGTACACCCGCTGGGCCGAGCAGCATGGCTACAAGGTGACCATGATGGAAAGCTCGGAAGGGGAGCAGGCCGGCATCAAGTCCGCCACCATCCAGGTCAGCGGCCCCAATGCCTATGGCTGGCTCAAGACCGAGGCCGGCGTGCACCGTCTGGTCCGGATCTCGCCGTTTGATGCGGCGGCGCGGCGGCAGACTTCCTTCGCCTCCGTCTGGGTGTATCCGGTGGTCGATGATTCGATCGAGATCGAGATCAACGAGGCCGACCTGCGTGTCGATACGTTCCGCGCATCGGGTGCTGGCGGGCAGCACGTCAACAAGACGGAATCGGCCATCCGCATCACCCATGTTCCCACGGGAATCGTGGTGGCCTGCCAGACCGACCGTTCCCAGCACCGCAACCGCGCTACCGCCATGACCATGCTCAAGGCACGCATGTACGAGCAGGAACTGCAGAAGCGTGAGGCAGCCGCCGCCCAGACCGAGGCGAACAAGACCGATATCGGCTGGGGCCACCAGATCCGTTCCTACGTGCTCGCGCCCTACCAGCTGGTGAAGGACCTGCGCACCAACGTCGAGAAAACCAACCCGGACGCCATCCTTGATGGTGACATTGATGACTTCATGGCCGCGGCCCTGGCCGCGCGCGTGGGGGCCACCCGTTCGGAGGCAAGTGCGCAGGCGCAGTAA
- a CDS encoding malonic semialdehyde reductase yields the protein MALDDAGLDLLFRTARTPVAWNDRPVGHDTLRQLYDLVRLGPTSGNCCPARFVFLTTGDCRERLRPALSAGNVQPVMTAPVTVIVAHDPLFFDRMDRLNDVPGIRQWFAADVGLAEETAFRNGTLQGGYLIMAARALGLSVLPLSGFDAAMVEESFLSRQGWQANFLVSLGYTDGPLPTPRAPRLDFDDACVVV from the coding sequence ATGGCGCTTGACGACGCTGGGCTTGATCTTCTGTTCCGTACCGCACGCACCCCGGTCGCATGGAACGACCGGCCCGTGGGGCACGATACCCTGCGGCAGCTGTACGATCTGGTCCGTCTCGGGCCGACATCGGGCAACTGCTGCCCGGCCCGCTTCGTGTTCCTGACCACCGGGGACTGTCGCGAGCGCCTGCGCCCCGCCCTGTCGGCGGGTAACGTGCAGCCCGTCATGACCGCCCCGGTCACGGTTATCGTGGCGCATGATCCGCTGTTCTTTGACCGCATGGACAGACTCAACGACGTCCCGGGCATCCGGCAGTGGTTTGCCGCCGATGTGGGGCTGGCGGAGGAGACGGCCTTTCGCAACGGCACGTTGCAGGGGGGCTACCTGATCATGGCCGCGCGCGCGCTCGGGCTGTCGGTGCTGCCGCTGTCGGGGTTCGATGCGGCGATGGTGGAGGAGAGTTTCCTCTCCCGGCAGGGCTGGCAGGCCAATTTTCTGGTCAGCCTTGGCTATACCGACGGGCCGCTGCCCACGCCACGCGCGCCGCGCCTGGATTTTGATGACGCCTGCGTGGTTGTGTAG
- a CDS encoding penicillin-binding protein 1A codes for MTLADGSGRDGRIDGPSRPGTGGPRRPRYRMVRWLAGTTLAVLLLGGGTAGVVAWREYERLSEGLPTVDGLRTYQPPVMSRLYSGDDQVMAELAAERRIFVPYSAIPERVRSAFLAAEDQKFFSHGGVDPLAILRAGLTDMMMHGTKHRPIGASTITQQVARIMLLGSNAVSIDRKIKEALLAMRLEQTLSKEQILEIYLNEIYLGEGAYGIAAAAQTYFNKPLDQLDNAEAAFLGALPKSPTNYNPHRFVQAATNRRNWVLDRMADLRVITPEEARAAQLEPLVPANFTRPGPVPASEWFAEEVRRELIERYGIGTTMEGGLSVHTSLDSHLQQVATTALRDGLLRYDRAHGGWRGAFAHVDAGETTGDWANALAHVTPPVAMLEQWRVAVVLSAATGRVGWLEGRDPVMPRTGELLARDRAWMRSGKGIQTGDVLLVEPQADGSGVAIRQVPRVEGALATIDVHTGRVMAMVGGWSFRESQFNRATQAARQPGSSFKPFVYLAAMEQGISPSQKFDDSPVSYGEWHPNNYEKDFWGPTTLHDALRESRNLVTIRLAAQIGMKPVAALAQTLGLAHSMPLVLPAALGAVETTVLHEAAAYATIANDGRLVTPTLVDDIKDRNGNVIWRADSIGWQQAGGTPADGPQMVDTRPQVVSAASASQIVAMMQDVIRRGTGVRAGAGIDRPIAGKTGTSQDFNDAWFAGFSPDLVTVVWVGFDTPQSLGKNETGGVIAGPIWNQVMKAALATRPRLDFRVPEGVQLARYDTGMGMAIDAFKPGQVPGISVDLGAGSGMALTAADTGAENMPDSETDMATTPGSPMAVPDATTSAGHAAAPGAPAASQPSGGDIGMGGLY; via the coding sequence ATGACGCTTGCTGACGGATCAGGCCGCGATGGCCGGATTGATGGACCCTCCCGGCCCGGTACGGGTGGCCCACGCCGGCCCCGCTACCGGATGGTGCGCTGGCTTGCCGGCACCACGCTGGCCGTGCTGCTGCTGGGTGGCGGCACCGCGGGCGTGGTGGCCTGGCGGGAATATGAACGCCTGAGCGAGGGGCTGCCCACCGTGGATGGCCTGCGCACCTACCAGCCGCCGGTGATGAGCCGCCTGTATTCCGGTGATGACCAGGTCATGGCGGAACTGGCGGCGGAGCGGCGCATATTCGTGCCCTACAGCGCCATACCCGAGCGTGTGCGCAGTGCCTTCCTGGCCGCCGAGGACCAGAAATTCTTCTCCCATGGTGGTGTCGACCCGCTGGCCATCCTGCGTGCCGGCCTGACCGACATGATGATGCATGGCACCAAGCATCGTCCCATCGGGGCTTCCACCATCACCCAGCAGGTTGCCCGCATCATGCTGCTGGGGTCGAATGCGGTGTCGATCGACCGCAAGATCAAGGAAGCGCTGCTGGCCATGCGGCTGGAACAGACGCTGAGCAAGGAGCAGATCCTCGAGATCTACCTCAACGAGATCTATCTGGGTGAAGGGGCCTACGGCATTGCCGCTGCCGCCCAGACCTATTTCAACAAGCCGCTCGACCAGCTGGACAATGCCGAGGCCGCCTTCCTTGGCGCGCTGCCCAAATCGCCCACCAACTACAACCCGCACCGCTTCGTGCAGGCGGCGACCAACCGCCGCAACTGGGTGCTGGACCGTATGGCGGATCTCAGGGTCATCACGCCCGAAGAAGCCCGCGCCGCCCAGCTCGAACCGCTGGTGCCCGCCAACTTCACCCGCCCCGGCCCGGTCCCCGCATCCGAATGGTTTGCCGAGGAAGTGCGCCGCGAACTGATCGAACGCTACGGCATCGGCACCACGATGGAAGGCGGGCTTTCGGTCCATACCTCACTTGACTCCCACCTCCAGCAGGTGGCCACCACCGCCCTGCGTGACGGGCTGCTGCGTTACGACCGCGCCCATGGCGGCTGGCGCGGTGCATTTGCCCATGTGGATGCAGGCGAGACGACGGGTGACTGGGCCAATGCGCTGGCGCATGTCACCCCCCCGGTCGCCATGCTGGAGCAGTGGCGGGTCGCGGTGGTGCTGTCCGCCGCCACGGGCCGTGTGGGCTGGCTGGAAGGGCGCGACCCGGTCATGCCCCGCACGGGCGAACTGCTGGCGCGTGACCGGGCATGGATGCGCAGCGGCAAGGGCATTCAGACCGGTGACGTGCTGCTTGTCGAGCCGCAGGCCGATGGCAGCGGGGTCGCCATCCGGCAGGTGCCACGGGTGGAAGGGGCGCTGGCTACCATCGATGTCCATACCGGCCGCGTGATGGCGATGGTGGGGGGCTGGTCGTTCAGGGAATCACAGTTCAACCGCGCGACACAGGCGGCGCGCCAGCCCGGTTCCTCCTTCAAGCCGTTCGTGTATCTGGCGGCGATGGAGCAGGGGATCTCGCCATCGCAGAAATTCGATGACTCCCCCGTAAGCTATGGTGAATGGCATCCGAACAACTACGAGAAGGATTTCTGGGGCCCCACCACCCTGCATGACGCGCTGCGCGAATCGCGCAATCTTGTCACCATCCGCCTGGCCGCCCAGATCGGCATGAAACCGGTGGCAGCACTGGCGCAGACGCTGGGGCTTGCGCATTCCATGCCGCTGGTGCTGCCCGCGGCGCTGGGTGCCGTGGAAACCACGGTCCTGCACGAGGCCGCCGCCTATGCCACCATCGCCAATGACGGCAGGCTGGTAACACCCACCCTGGTCGATGACATCAAGGACCGCAACGGCAACGTGATATGGCGGGCCGACAGCATTGGATGGCAGCAGGCCGGCGGTACGCCCGCGGATGGCCCGCAGATGGTCGATACCCGGCCGCAGGTCGTGTCCGCCGCATCGGCCAGCCAGATCGTGGCGATGATGCAGGATGTGATCCGTCGCGGCACCGGTGTGCGTGCGGGTGCGGGCATCGACCGGCCCATCGCGGGCAAGACCGGCACCAGCCAGGATTTCAATGACGCGTGGTTCGCCGGGTTCTCGCCCGATCTGGTCACGGTGGTATGGGTCGGATTCGATACCCCGCAGTCGCTGGGCAAGAACGAGACCGGTGGCGTGATTGCCGGACCGATCTGGAACCAGGTGATGAAGGCGGCGCTGGCCACCCGCCCGCGCCTTGATTTCCGCGTGCCCGAGGGCGTGCAACTGGCCCGCTATGATACCGGCATGGGCATGGCGATCGATGCCTTCAAGCCCGGACAGGTGCCCGGCATAAGTGTTGATCTGGGTGCCGGCTCGGGCATGGCGCTGACGGCGGCGGATACCGGTGCCGAGAACATGCCCGACTCCGAGACGGACATGGCCACCACGCCAGGCAGCCCGATGGCGGTACCCGATGCGACGACCTCGGCGGGGCATGCAGCGGCACCCGGGGCCCCGGCGGCTTCCCAGCCATCCGGGGGTGACATTGGCATGGGCGGCCTGTATTGA
- the tsaB gene encoding tRNA (adenosine(37)-N6)-threonylcarbamoyltransferase complex dimerization subunit type 1 TsaB, translating into MRMLVMDGAPAGADARAVIACLVVRDGVPSVLATRVATGRGAAEQFPQLATELFAQCGWNHAMPELVGVVVGPGSFTGLRASVAFAHGLAAGCGCAVVGVTVGEAMAPALHAAGMAPPARLLCCTIARRGRVFIETSGQDGEGQGGDARVSAHMLETLDLPPGPLLLAGNGAQWVKDSMPDRDDVRLFPLVQPDPMGIATIALRRWRGELPPRPAQPLYVDAPEARLPAAGLRPAPVPPAS; encoded by the coding sequence ATGCGGATGCTGGTGATGGATGGTGCCCCCGCCGGGGCGGATGCGCGTGCCGTGATCGCCTGCCTTGTGGTGCGCGATGGCGTGCCGTCCGTCCTGGCCACCCGCGTCGCCACGGGGCGGGGCGCGGCCGAGCAGTTTCCGCAGCTGGCCACAGAACTGTTTGCCCAATGCGGCTGGAACCACGCCATGCCGGAACTGGTGGGCGTGGTCGTGGGGCCGGGGTCCTTTACGGGACTGCGGGCGTCGGTGGCCTTCGCGCACGGGCTCGCGGCGGGCTGTGGCTGCGCGGTGGTGGGCGTCACGGTGGGTGAGGCCATGGCCCCCGCCCTGCATGCGGCGGGCATGGCGCCCCCCGCGCGGCTGCTATGCTGCACCATCGCCCGCCGCGGGCGTGTCTTCATCGAAACATCGGGACAGGATGGAGAAGGTCAGGGCGGGGATGCCCGCGTATCCGCCCACATGCTCGAGACACTGGATCTGCCTCCCGGGCCGCTGCTGCTGGCCGGTAATGGCGCGCAATGGGTGAAGGACAGCATGCCGGACCGTGATGACGTGCGGCTTTTCCCCCTTGTGCAGCCCGACCCGATGGGTATTGCCACCATTGCCCTGCGGCGCTGGCGCGGGGAACTGCCGCCGCGTCCGGCCCAGCCGCTTTATGTGGATGCGCCGGAGGCCCGGCTACCTGCCGCGGGCCTGCGTCCAGCCCCCGTCCCGCCCGCTTCATGA
- a CDS encoding lipopolysaccharide assembly protein LapB produces the protein MPWPMIIRAMTRSWKDIQLKNITSKSLFRLRGRLLAGVMMVLPVAGVLPVHDAHAADQLGEKVGTALQKAQTDLAAKKYPQAMADVDAADAVTGKSEYESYTIAQMRAAVAAQSGNVPAAISAYDKLIASPRTPAATKEQMALAEGSMAFTAKDYPTAITVTEKYIKAGGKNPQMLTILIQAYYLQHDYANAARVQQAQVDDTIKAGGKPTENQLQLLAACQAQLKDNAALTKTYVLLATYYPKPDYWAQVVHSVLSAPNMAPGLRLDIDRVRLEAGLVKTPAEYMDITELAMQAGLPQMALDIINQGYSTGVLGHDASAPREEKLKALVTQSAADRKAGLDTAAAQATTGNAMLTAGYNYVLFGQADKGLSLMQQGIAKGPSDVNIARLHLGLAQAAAGQKAAAIATLNSVEGTNGARDIAQFWVLKLNAAPAAH, from the coding sequence ATGCCCTGGCCGATGATCATTCGGGCCATGACCCGTTCATGGAAGGACATCCAGTTGAAGAACATCACATCCAAATCGCTGTTCCGGTTGCGCGGGCGCCTGCTGGCAGGGGTCATGATGGTCCTGCCGGTGGCGGGCGTACTGCCCGTGCATGACGCTCACGCGGCGGACCAGCTGGGAGAGAAGGTCGGCACGGCGCTGCAGAAGGCCCAGACCGACCTTGCCGCCAAGAAATACCCGCAGGCCATGGCCGATGTGGATGCGGCGGATGCCGTGACGGGCAAGTCCGAGTACGAATCCTATACCATCGCGCAGATGCGTGCCGCCGTTGCCGCGCAGTCCGGCAACGTGCCTGCCGCGATCTCGGCCTATGACAAGCTGATCGCTTCCCCCCGCACGCCTGCCGCCACCAAAGAACAGATGGCCCTGGCCGAAGGCAGCATGGCGTTTACCGCCAAGGATTATCCCACGGCGATCACGGTTACGGAAAAATACATCAAGGCGGGTGGCAAGAACCCGCAGATGCTGACAATCCTGATCCAAGCCTACTACCTGCAGCATGACTATGCCAATGCGGCCCGCGTGCAGCAGGCGCAGGTGGACGACACGATCAAGGCGGGCGGCAAGCCGACCGAGAACCAGCTCCAGCTTCTGGCCGCCTGTCAGGCGCAGCTGAAGGACAACGCGGCGCTGACCAAGACCTATGTCCTGCTTGCCACCTATTATCCCAAGCCCGATTACTGGGCGCAGGTTGTCCATTCCGTGCTGAGCGCGCCCAACATGGCGCCGGGGCTGCGGCTGGATATCGACCGCGTGCGGCTGGAAGCGGGTCTGGTCAAGACCCCGGCCGAATACATGGACATTACCGAACTTGCCATGCAGGCGGGCCTGCCGCAGATGGCGCTGGACATCATCAACCAGGGCTACAGCACCGGCGTGCTGGGTCATGACGCCAGCGCCCCGCGTGAGGAAAAGCTGAAGGCGCTGGTGACCCAGAGCGCCGCCGACCGCAAGGCGGGGCTTGATACGGCGGCGGCACAGGCCACCACCGGCAACGCGATGCTGACGGCGGGCTACAACTACGTACTGTTCGGCCAGGCGGACAAGGGGCTTTCCCTCATGCAGCAGGGCATTGCCAAGGGACCGTCGGACGTGAACATCGCCCGCCTGCATCTGGGTCTGGCGCAGGCCGCGGCGGGCCAGAAGGCTGCCGCCATCGCCACGCTCAACAGCGTGGAAGGGACCAATGGCGCGCGTGACATTGCCCAGTTCTGGGTGCTGAAGCTCAACGCAGCCCCCGCCGCGCATTAA